CCTGAAGGCAAATCAATGGTTGAACCCTCCAAGTCCCAACATTTGGATGGTTAAAATTGAACCTCTGACCTCTTTTTATCTCTTTTGTTTAAGAGATAAGAACCCTTGTTACTCGTACCATTCAACTTTAGTGCTGGAATTCATTTTGGTCAGAAATAAAGATGAGGCAACATAGTGCTGACATTTATATGAATTTGCGTTGAAGCAGGGTTCTCGAAGGTGCAAGTGAAGCGTGAGTCATTGATGATGCTTTTGTTGGTTATAGTTCCAAGCATATATCTCTTCAAGGTCTTTTGTTGCTGCACTAGGATCCAGCGGTATTTTACGTGGCACTAAATACATTTTTGTTTGAAGGATCATTTCGGATGGAAGAAGGTCTAgtagtttcttttttttttctgcaACAGATAAATGTCATTTTTGTAAGCAAATGCACAACTGTTCCAAGTTTGCAGGAAAACGAGTTAGTTTTGGATTGGTAATAGAAATACTGCTTGGTCTGAATCTAATTGTCTGAGATTTATATCAAGTGTAACTAATGATATACAGTGTACCTGGTTTGTATGGTTTACTATGGAGTCTTTCATGCCGTGATGTGTCAGCCACCACATCCTAGTGGTGAACATGGTGGGTTGTGCTGATTGGTGCCATGAAAAAAACGTACCCATTTCATcccatttttattgtccttttgtTAGAGGATTGAACGAGAGATTCTTTTGCTAGAGATAGTGGTAGTTAGTTATTTAGGAGCAATATTGGATGATCAAGCTTATTCCTTACTAAATCTAGAAAAGAGAATGATTTTGGATAAATTTTGTGGGAAAGACAATAAAATTGGAATAGCGGGAGTACTTGTTAAAGGTCTCCAATTGCTATGATATTCATGTCCATGTCAACAGTATTCTTATGCTAGAGATAGTCGTCGTTAGTTATCCTTTCAATTTTAGAGGGCGTGTCGCTCCAAAATGGCAACGAATTAGGTATACAAGAACGCTGCTCCATTTAACATAAAGTTAGGCGCAACCTGAAGGAGCATCAATACAATTTCGATGCAGAACCGTTGCACAAGTCTTAAATATGAATCGTTAGCTGAGAAGCTCGTTCCATGTGAATAAAACAAGGGTGTTGCTCTTTCATGTACAACTTTTGCTTAATCATGTACATATTTGACAATTTTACCCTTTAATTTTTTCAGTAGTGTTCGTGGTTTTCTccctctttctttcccttctatTCCTAATTTTTCACCCATCTCCCTTCCCATAGAAACCTTCATCTGTCGCCCTTTTCTCACCAGATCGACCCACCTCTGCCACCCCCATCCCACTGCGTCATAAAATCAACCATTTTTTGGCGATACTCGAACGAGAGAAATCCTTAACTAGTGTGACGCCGACGATTGTACAAGGATTTTGTTGGAGTTCGTTCTAAATTTAAGCACACTCGCATTGTTGATGCACCtcttaatcatgactacatctcTAGATTTGGTCGTCTTTTAGTTGCTTTCAATTTGTCTTTGCATTGCTTGTATTAAATGGAACTTCTGATGAAAGTTATTAGGGAGTAAACTAAATTGTgtaaataaatttgttcaatcTTTTAATTCCTCGCAGTGCTTAATTAATCAAAGATAATATATATTTTAGTTGCAAATCCTAATTAATTTGATAAAAACGATTAACACAAATAATTGATACTTGTTTGATATGAAAATTaaacgtagttgctcattcatgtaTGCATTTTACTCAATCATGTATTTTTTACCATAATATTTCCATAAGATACCCTTTTCcttcaaaacaaaaataaataaacttCTCTTTttcctcttctcaaaaaccgATCAATTTTTTTACTAAGATTAGAAGTTATGCAACTTAATTCTTATATTAAACAAGTAAATATTCTATTTTCATCAATTATACATCTTAATCATAGGCATTTTCTATTATCAAATTCATTATAATTTTATGCAATTAGATCTAATTAGGTTAATAAAATTAGGGTTAATTAAAATTAATCTGGGGAGGGGCTGGTGGGAAGGGAAAAGGGTAGTAGCTTGCCTGAACGTTGATTAAGAATACGGATTAGGAGGGTGCAAGTGATTAGAGAATAACGAATACATGGGTGAACAAAAATGTTAAATATTGAGCTAGTAAAATCTTGAATGAAAATTTTTTCTTCCTAAAGAGGAGACCAAAACAATTGAATAATCTTTTTCTTATGAAAGAAAAACAAATGAATATAATCCATACAAGTATCTCGTTGCGATAGTCGGTGGATGAGGGAGATAGCAGGCGGTGGTGGCGAGAGTGGCAGGCGGGGTGGTAGGATGGTGGACGAGGAGAGTTTGAAGAAAATTGGGGGAAATTGAAAGGGAAGGCAAGCACATGAATGAGTTTAATGGAAAGGGTAAAATCGGTAATGTCgtacatgattgagtaaatcatgtacaTGAATGAGCATAACCCATTAAAAGCTATAATTGAAGAATTGGGAGTAATTTTGTTGTGtcttaagagagagagagaaaattttgttttcattttgaggAGAAGGGTATTTAATGGAAAACTTGTGAAAATATGTACATGATTGAGCAAAATCTGTAAATGAAAGAGCAACTACGTAAAACAATTAATCACAAAGCATTCAAGAAACATCACACGGAACGGTATAGAAGTgatgacaaaaataaaacagaAAAAACCCAACAAAAGAGGCTCCTCAAACGGCTAACATAAGTGAAAGAAGGGTACACAAATGTTGTCTTACCAGTTACTGGTAACTGGTAAGACTCACTTTAATAGCACCTTGTTTTTGCATTCATCCTTGTAACTTACAAAAGTGACGACGTGCATAAGAACCATTACTACATGCAAATAACCGGCTGACATAAGGGATATGTCGTCCATATTCCCAATGCAAATCCTGTGTCTCATCTCATGTCTCATTAATTCTCCTCGCGACACATGATGGGACACAAATGTGGGATAGATAATCTCAACTCATACATTCCCCCTTGTCCCTCAAAAACAAGCAACCTTAGACAAATCCGAAAAGATGAGATAGATTGAAAATATAAAGTCAGCCTAGTTCTTACATAGTACTAGAACAAAGAGTGTGTTGTGGTACTGAAAACGAATTAATGACCTAGGCTTATTGCAGAAATCACATTCACGATTTAGTTTGATACAGCTTTCAAACACAATGTACCCTCTCACGAGGAAGAATAACTTCATCATACAATACATACATAATGTATCACTAATTACAAACTAATAACGATGTCTTATTCCAAAACTTGACATCAACTAACATGGAAGGTCAACAGAGAAAAAAAGGTAGCCAATGAAAGTCAAACTAGCGTATTTAGTTAATGAAACTTCAATAATTTCAAACATCATTTTTTTAAACTTTACCTCACATTAAATCGCAAATAACTTACGTGCAGGATCATCACATCAACGCTTCTCCGTCCTATGTGCTTGAATGATAACATTGTCCTCAACGTGTTGATCAAAGATCATTTGTGGATGATCAAGAGTGTACGGGTGCAGAAAAGTAATAAAAATGAAACACTCAACTTGAAGAGGTATTCGTCTGAGTTCCATTCGGGATTGTCTTGCTGATTATTCCCTTTCCAAAATAATCAGCAATTACAGAGAACCCATCTTTAGAATTCTTCACTTGCTGATAAAATTGGTCTTGGTCTGTAGAATTTTGTTCCAAGCTCCTTTTCATTTCAATTACAGACCTGTACTCGGGAGCACACTCAGGGCACTCTTTTTCATTGTCACCGAGACAATGTAGATGGTATGAGTGCATGCACATGAAGTGCACTGCTGGAAGATCAAGGGTAAAAGTACATGCAGTACACTTGCTGAGCTGAAAGATTCTTGCATTTGTCCTCAGATCCTCGATTTCTTTTCTCATCGTTGATGTGTCCTCCTGCAAATTGTGAAGAAAACTCTTCCATCATTTTTTTCCCAAAGAACTTTGTAGTAGCCAATTGCCTCAAACAAAATTAGCAACATTACTCTAATAGTCTAGTGCCTTAAAAGGATCCCACAAACAGCGGAGTAGGAGAGGAGGAGAAGTTATTCGCAACACTAATTGACTATTTCTACATGACCCACAATGAAAACTGGGTTGAAAATCGCATTTAATGACTACTAGCTCACAGGAAAATAAAGGTAGCCAATTTAAAAAGACAATTTGGATCATAATCTAGAACCAAAGAATAATGAGCCTTAGCCAATTACCACAGGTAttcttagaaaaaaaaaaaggttttttttcTACGTGGTACTCCTGTATTTTTTCGAATTCTACGTGGTACCCCTAGGTTTTTGAAAACATTAGTAGTACCCCTAAACTTAGTAAAATGTTTTTAAAAAACTCAAACTACTAAAAATCAAGTATTTAAACAGTTcaattttgtaaagaaaatatgTTTGCGATTGAGTAAATGATATTTATGTTAATGGCATGACAACTTATTgccaaaaaaaaacaatcaaaaatgcataaactaaaCATTTAAATGAGGCGGATTAGAgcattttgggtattttaagatGTTTTCATTAAGTTTAGGGGTACCACCAATATTTTTGAAAAATGAGGGGTACCAAGTAGAATtcggaaaaaataaaaataattagaAAAACCGTAAGAAACCAATATATGGCAGTTCATATTCTTTTTAAGCATATTCTTCAGAAAAAGTGGGAGTAGCCTGCTTTCTTACACAGTTTAACATGACTGAAACTGCTTAAGTTTTAAGGCATGTAAATAAAAGCACTGGTTTTGTTCTTTCAGCTGTTATGCATGCCATCAACAACTGCAATATAAGCATTTTGTCGTCAAGGAACTAACAAGGTAAGAGACTATTTCTATTTCATTTCAGTGTTTGGCATGGATGCATTATATGCAAATTAACCAACATCTTTAGATAAATTCTCTGTTTTATACCAAACTACCAAGGTAGGTTCACCAGTGCTTAATGCTAATATGACCGCCTAAGCAGTGACGAAGAAAAGCATTTTGTCCAGGGAAAAGAGATGCCCGAGATCATAGACAACATCATATATCAAAATGCCTGTTGAAACGAAAAACTGAGAGTTACCTGATACTTCTCCACAGCTCGTCTATCCGCTTCGATCAGCTTAGACTCTTGTTCAAGTTTTCGTGCAATGTAATCCTTAATTACGGAAAGTGTGAGGCATGGATTCTGAGATAATGTTTGAATAACAATAATAGGTGGCAAAATATCATCCCTCTCAACATATGTCAGGACTTCTTTAACTTCTCTGGAGCAGTCTTCTCCAAGTTCCCCAAAGTATTTTAATACATCTGCCCAAAGAGTGGGATCTCCTCCTTTACCAGAATCTCCAAGCCTATTGCAGCAAGCAATCAATCCCTCATGGTCATGGGCCACCATGTAAGAAGCAATTACCTCCTTATAGAGTTTCATTTTCTCATAAAGAAACAAAATTCCTTCTCTAAAATCATTCATTTCACAGAGGATTATAGCAAGATCAACATCATAAAGTGGATTTTCTAGATCAGATGGCCATGCACTTTTAAGTAAACGCAACCCTTTCTCCCGCCTTACAATACGGCCTTTATCATCATCATTTGACGGCATTTTCCCGTTTCCTGATGGCTTTAGGCCCACGGAAACTCCATTAGAGTTATACTGTGACATTGATGGGAAGCTTAAATCATGGGAGATGTACAACTCCAAAAGAGTGTTGTGAATTTCCACCTGCTCATGTGCATCTTTCACCTTGTCAGTGTACTTCTCGAGAAAATCCAATAAAGAAGGTGGAtgatgtataaaaatggtgatgAAATCGACAGGTGATGGCAGCATAGTTATAGTAGTCTTTCTGGAAGGTTTTCCCTTTTCCTCCTCGGTGCAAAGCTTTAAGAGTATTTCGATAGTCTCCCTTGGTTTGTGCTCTATGAGAATTTTGCCATATTCTTTCACCGTCACCCCAGCTTGGCTGGGCTCAAGGCTTGAAATATACTCCAAGGCTTCATCATATCTACCAAGATCTTCTAGCAGCATCTTCAAGTACAGCTCATGCCTTCCCGCCTTTTTAGCGACATACATTGCATGTTCATGATAACCAGCAGCACGACACACTCGTATCACTGTCTCCACATCAAACTTATGGTCTACACCATCCTCATTTTTGATAAAATAATTCAACTTTTCGACATCTTTTAACTTTGTATAGCAGTTCAATAAGAGGGTAGTATGGTCTTTTGAGGCAATCCCCTTTTCATGTAACTTCTCCAAGTAATTGGTTAGGTTATGGATTCTTTGGGCATCCAAGAATTTCTGAATTACATATGAAGGCTCAAGGTGACCAATGGTAAGGATGTACTGGGCCATAGCCTCATCATACTCTTGCTTGCTATATAAATGATCACCATATTTTCTGAGCACTTGAGCGGTAGCAGCAGCATCAGCTTGCTGACTCTGAACGAGATTGATGGCGACACTGTACAGGTTTTTCTTGAAGAGCACGTCTAACTTGCTTTCCATGTCCTTCTCTCCCACACAAAGGGCTGATCTATCAGCCATTATGAGAATTATGTTGCCCCACTCACACACCATGTATGAGACTTCATTAACGGCAACACTATGAGCAATCAAACGGTTCTTCAGGTCATAAATATTGAATGTATTTTTGCCACTTCTTTGATCTGAAATGACACACAAAAGATATCCACGGAACCATCCAAGGAATTTTTTCTCCCCCTCAAATGCCCAACAAGGACCACGTCCATCGTCCTC
The Silene latifolia isolate original U9 population chromosome 11, ASM4854445v1, whole genome shotgun sequence genome window above contains:
- the LOC141611768 gene encoding vacuolar protein-sorting-associated protein 11 homolog, with amino-acid sequence MYQWRKFEFFEDKYGGKSKVPDEITGQILCCSSGRGKIAVGCDDGVVCLLDRGLKFNYAYPAHSSSVLFLQHLKQRSFLLTVGQDEQISPQASAMCLKVFDLDKTQVEGSSTSTAVPDCIQTLRIFTNQFPEAKITSFLVLEEAPPILVIAIGLDNGSIYCIKGDIGRERITRFTLRVENASAGHAAVTGLGFRNDGPALQLFAVTPSSISLFNLQYQPAKRETLDQIGCLSKSVAMSDRLELIIGRPEAVYFYEDDGRGPCWAFEGEKKFLGWFRGYLLCVISDQRSGKNTFNIYDLKNRLIAHSVAVNEVSYMVCEWGNIILIMADRSALCVGEKDMESKLDVLFKKNLYSVAINLVQSQQADAAATAQVLRKYGDHLYSKQEYDEAMAQYILTIGHLEPSYVIQKFLDAQRIHNLTNYLEKLHEKGIASKDHTTLLLNCYTKLKDVEKLNYFIKNEDGVDHKFDVETVIRVCRAAGYHEHAMYVAKKAGRHELYLKMLLEDLGRYDEALEYISSLEPSQAGVTVKEYGKILIEHKPRETIEILLKLCTEEEKGKPSRKTTITMLPSPVDFITIFIHHPPSLLDFLEKYTDKVKDAHEQVEIHNTLLELYISHDLSFPSMSQYNSNGVSVGLKPSGNGKMPSNDDDKGRIVRREKGLRLLKSAWPSDLENPLYDVDLAIILCEMNDFREGILFLYEKMKLYKEVIASYMVAHDHEGLIACCNRLGDSGKGGDPTLWADVLKYFGELGEDCSREVKEVLTYVERDDILPPIIVIQTLSQNPCLTLSVIKDYIARKLEQESKLIEADRRAVEKYQEDTSTMRKEIEDLRTNARIFQLSKCTACTFTLDLPAVHFMCMHSYHLHCLGDNEKECPECAPEYRSVIEMKRSLEQNSTDQDQFYQQVKNSKDGFSVIADYFGKGIISKTIPNGTQTNTSSS